The DNA region AAAAAAACGGATTGGTCCGCATATCTAGTGGGATGTCTTTCCGGATTCGCCCCATGGATTGTTTTAGCAGCCTATTTCGTAGCAGCAGTGGGATCAACCGAAACAAATCCACCAGATTTCGTTTACGCCATATTGCTCGTATACTTTATCATGTTCAACACCTTCTCCATTAACATGGTTCTACAGTATAAAGGCGTTGGTAAATGGAAGGATTACCTCTATGGTGAACGGGTGTACATAATCCTCAGTTTAATTGCAAAAACTGCACTGGCGTGGCTAACATTTATAGGAATTTTCGCACCGTGACACCAGGATTGGGAGATTGAAAGGATGATCTGGCAGAAGGCTAGATTAAAATCTTATTTTTTTAATAAATCTATAAACGGTCATTTAAATGAATGAATCCCCATCTAAAAAGAAAATAATCGTAATCACGCTCGTAGTAGTTGCCGTAATTACAGCAAGTGCTTTTATCTATTATGTTTCCGATTATTATCATGCCGATGCAAATGCTTTAGCGGCATTAAACTCAACTGAAGCCTACAGTGTACAAAATACAGGTGATTTTATTACATTCACTCCGGCTGGTAACAAGAGCACCACTGGAATAATATTTTATCCAGGAGGCAAAGTACAAGCAGAATCTTACTCTGTAATAGCTTCTAAATTGGCGGAAAATGATTATACCATTATAATTGCAAAAATGCCATTTAATTTAGCATTTTTTGGTACGGATAAAGCAGATGATGTCATTGAAAATCACACAGAAATAGATTCATGGGTAATGATGGGTCATTCGCTGGGGGGTGTTTATGCATCTGAATATGCGGTAAATCATCAGGATAAAATTAAAGGAGTTATTTATTTAGCTGCCTATCCACCATCAAATGCATCAAATGCCACCTTCAAAGCTCTGTCCATTAGAGGATCTCTGGATAATGTAATCCTGGAAGAGGATATCTCAGGAAATCTTGATAAATTCCCAAAAAACACCACTTTCATCACCATTGAGGGAGGTAATCACTACAATTTTGGTGATTATGGAGTTCAGGCCGGTGATAACAACAGCACCATCACCCGGGAAGAACAGCAAAAACAGACCATTAACGCCATAATTGAATTTATTAAGGGCCTTTAAGATTAAAAAAAGGCAAAACTACGCTAGAATAAAATTTATACCAAAATGAAAATTAGACTAAAATGAAAATTAGACTAAAATGAAAATTAGACTGGATTAATTCAATTGAAGGTTAAGGTATAACCCTCAGATAATGTGCCTCATTTGCCCCGGCATTGAACTCTATACTGGAAACCTCATCCATCCAGTCTTCGAATATTTTCCAGAGAAGGTCGTCATCAGCATAGATACAGAAAACTGGTTCATCCCCATCTTCCATAACAAACTTTTCCACATCCCCATAATCTCGTTTAATGTCATTAAAAATCTCATCTGCCAATTTTTGCTTGTTTTCTTCCATAAAACATCACACACCATTAATATTGTAACACATCTTATCTCAAATAATAAATTTATTCTTTAAAATTCTAAAATAATCCACAGGAGTAAACCTAGATCAGGAATAGAACTTCATTTAATTTCATGAATAAAATTTTATTTACATTTTATGTACCAGCATATTAACTATAGTAAATTTTTAAACCCTACACCCTTAGCATAGTCAATTACTTCACCAACTTCACCATAAGTTGGGAGTCTGGAGATCTCTTCATATTTATCAGCATGGTACACAGGATGGTACTGTCCCATAATGTTCAACACCACTTCTCGACCCAAATTTTGAGATATCCACCTTAGGAGAGGTTTTGAACAACATTCCACATGATTAGGCAGGACTAAATGTCTGATTATTATATCTCCTGCCTCCCAGGCCATTTTATGATTCCTTTCCACCACCTCCATATAATCAGGAATACTGGAAAGTCGCTGGGCACATTCATTGTTACCATATTTGAAATCTGTGAGGTAAAGATCAGCAAAACCATCCAGAAGGTGCATGGCATCCTCAGAGAGATACATGTTACTGTTCCAAATTACAGGGATGTTCTTCCTTACCAGTTGCATGGTGCGAAGTATGTAATGAAGGTTGGGGGTGGGGTCACCTCCCACAAAATTGACATTACGAGAACCTTCATTTATTCTCTTTTCAATGATCAGGGCAAGGTTTTTAGCTTCCACACTGATGCCCCTGGTTGGTTGCTGGCTTATATCCCAATTTTGACAGTATACACAGTTAAAATTGCACCCTGCAAAGAATACAGTGTGACTGGGTACCAATACTGGTTCTTCACCCACATGCAGGAATTCAGATGCGATTAAAGGATTTTTCACCCCACAACATCCTTTTTCAAGATTTCGGTTCACTTCACATGCTTTTTCGCAGAAATTGCAGTGATGAAAAATTTTCTCGGCGAGTTTAACTTTAAGATCAAGGTAAGAGAAAAAAGGTTCTGTTTTATTAGATCTAAGGGTGTCTGCTATCTTTTCAACAACATGTTGATCCAAAGAAGACCGTTCTTTATAAAATTGATTGAAATCCTTCTTTAGATGTTCATGCTCCCTCCAAAGATGTTCTTCATCATCACTGTCTTTTGCATCCATAAAAAAAGCTACTTTACACCTTGATAGTTGCTGGTTAGTCATTACCGCCAGATAATTTGAAAGAACATGTTTGATGGTTTGATTAGTCATTTTTTCCACTTAAATGACCTTTAACAGTGCACCACTTATCATACCACTATTATCCCACTACTCTTAAATTGGACGCATTTATGGAAGGTAAGATAAAAGGTCCTAATTGTCTCTTTTTTTGTGATGCTGCTGTGGCATCTTTCAATATGGAAAATATATTCCCGGAAAGCATCGCCTTCTTTACTGGGTATGCTATTTCTCCTTTCTCAATTTTAAAGGCATTCATGGCTTCTACTGAAAAATCTCCGGATATGGGGTTGGCAGTGTGCGCCCCCAGAACATCGGTTACTAATATTCCATTTTTTATTTCTGAAAGCTCTTCACATTCTTTGAAATCCACAACCAGGTTGGAAAGACCTACAGCTGGCATGTCTGTGAATGATGCTCGCATCCCATTACCAGTACTCTGGATTTTTCCCTTGTTGGCTGTGTGAATGTCATAAATGAAGTTTTTAAGAATTCCATCCTCTATGATAACCGTTTTCTGGCTGGGTGTTCCCTCTCCATCACCACTAGAAGAGTTAAGACCCCCCTTGATAGTTCCATCGTCGTATATGTTAAGTGAGTGGGATGAAACTTCCTTTTCCATCCTGTCAGCATATATAGATCTACCCCTCTGCACATTATCCCCATGGATGGCCTGTGAAAATGTGGACAGGAGACCTGAGGCAGCATGATGGTCCAATAAAACTTTCATATCTCCAGTTTCAACTGTTTTTCCTCCCCTGGAATTTAAAGCTATTTCACATGCTTTATTAGCTATTTTTTCCGGATCTATGTCCAGTTTCCTGGATGAGTCAGATTCACTGGCTGTGGAAACACCCTCTCCGTCAGGTACATTGACAGCTATGAAACCAGAAAAATAAGTAGAAACATCTTCACAGTGCGTGCTCTCAGAATTGATGAGTAAAGTTTTATAACAGCCAGCAGAAATTCCACCAGATGTTGGTTGGCATTTGTTATCAATGACTGTGGCAATCATGGATTTTCCGAGGTTTATAGTATCTTCCAACTCCAGATTTTGAAATTTGGGGTCATATATGCCCTTTATTGTGGGGTATTCTGATTTGGAGGCAAAGTCAAAGTTTTCATCAACCTGGTTGGCATGTGCATTGGAAACTGCCTTTTTGACTGTTTTTTCTAACAGTTTAGTTTGTGTGGTGTATGCGAAACCCATCTTATCATCACAGATGACCCGAATACCCACGCCCAGGGAGTATGCTTCCTTGGCAAAGTCCACCCTGTCATTCTGAATAGTGGCATCCGCATTTTCCGTAATTTCTATGTAAATTTCAGCTTGATCAGCATTTTTCAGAGCATAATCCAGTGTCTGGTTAGCTAAATCATTCATCATGATAAAAACCTCTCTAATGCTTCTTTAACTCCATTTCCATATGGTTTTTTGGTAACATAGTCTGCTATGTCCTTAAGTTCAGGTTCTGCATTGGCCACTGCCACTTTCAAACCTGCAACCTTCAGAAATTCCAGGTCATTTTCACTATCACCCACAGCCATGATCTCCTGTGGTTTTACACCAATATCACGAGCTACGCGCATCAAGGATGAACCTTTGTTTACTGTTGGATCGGTGATGTGCAGTGCAAATTTGGTGTCATATATACTCACATCAAAATCTTTGAGATGATCTTTTACTGTTGTCACAGGAAGGGTTCGGTAAATCGCTATTTCTGAAACCCTTTGATCTGAAAAATCCACTTTTTCAAGGGGATATTTTTCTTTTAAAAATTGATAGGCAACTTTGCATTTTTCAATGTCTCCCAGAATCTGCCTTCCCTTGGTTGATTCAATGACTCCTCCGTTTTCTGCCACTAAACCTCCTGATGTGCCAATAAATATGGAAAGAGTTTTAGTGACTGGGAGAATGTTTCCCGTGACTATTATAACAGGAATGCCTTTTTCTTCGGCGTTTCGAAGAGATTCCAATGCACTGCAACATAACCTTCTCTTACTATCAGTTATGGTACCATCAACATCCACGGCTATCGCTTTAATCAAGTTATCACCACTCCCCTGGAATATTCCATCGAAGATATGATGGAAATTCAAATATAGGTCCCCAATAATTGTATTTTAATTTTAATGGGTTCTGATGAAACATAAATATTGATTTAATCTATTAAAAGGAACCATAACGGTGGGCTATGTTACAAGTTCCTTCTTTACTCACCATACATGCCCCTATAGGGTTGGTGGGGTTACATTCATTACGGAATAGTTTACAATCTTCAGGTCTAGCCACTCCTCTTAGTATGGCTCCGCAGATGCAGCCAGTAACTACTTCTGGAATAGTGCCAACTTCAATGTCAAATTTTTCTCTGGCATTGTGATGGGAGAATTCATCTTTTATGTCCATAACTGAGTTGGGTATGGGTGGGAATCCTCTCCATTCATTAGTTGTGATGTAAAAAACTTCTTTAAGGAGTTCTTGGGCTTTTATATTACCTTCTTCCCGGACTGCACGTTTATATTCATTTTGAACTTTGGCTTTGCCCTCGTCAAGTTGTTTCAGTATTAAGTAAACAGCTATGAGAACATCCATAGGGTTGAAACCTGTTACAACCTGTGGAATTCCATATTTTTCTGAGAATATATTATAGGGTTTGGTTCCAATGATAGTTGAGACATGTCCCGGCTCTATGAGGGCGTTAAGATTCACTTCTCCTGATTTTATAAGGAATTCCAGAGCTGGAGGTATTAACCGATGACATGATAAGACTGAGAAGTTTTCGGGAGGATTTGAAACTAACTCTGCTGCGGTAGTGGGTGCTGTGGTTTCGAACCCTGCAGCCATGAACACCACTTCATTATCAATTTTTTGAGCTAGTTCTACGGCATTATTAACTCCGTAAACGATTCTAACATCAGCTCCTTCGGCTTTTGCATCAGCCAGGGATCCTGTTCCACCAGGCACCCTTAACATGTCACCAAATGTGGCTATGGTAACCCCTTGTCTGGCCAGTTCCAGACATTCTTCTACTTCACGTGCTGGAACACAGCAAACCGGACATCCTGGGCCGGCAACTACTTCCACCTCTTTAGGTAATAATGATCTTAAACCATACTGCATGATGGTGTGTTCATGTGACCCACATACATGCATTATTTTTACTGGTTGGGCAATGTCTTCTATGCGTTTTACTATTTTCTCAGAGAGATCTTTCATTGTGTTCATGAGCGCCACCTTATACTAGATATAGATTAAACAAACTATCAAACTTAACATCAACCTAATTTAATACTTCATACATTCCATCTATTCTCTAATATCTGATTTTATCCTATCCTATTATTGATTTGAAGATATTGTTGATATTGTTTATATTGTTATATGCTTTATGGGATGGTTACCTAAAAAAATGTCAGTTTCAAAAAAAGTAGTAATACAACAGATAAACTGGAAAATTGATGATTTTGTAACAATTTTTTCAAATCATGCATTATTATAAATGTTTATTGGGAAATTAAAGTACTATCTACTCTAAAATGACCATATATTACAGTAAAATGATTATTGAACTGTGAAGGAGATACATGAGTTAGAGTTATATACTAAATTGTCAAAATATTTTTAAGCATGTTAATAAATGATACTGTTTAGAAATAAGAGTAATGGTAGTTAGTATGAAGGTTGCTGTGATTGGGCTGGGTGTAGAAGGCATTAATGCCGTTCGATCCCTTCTAAATCATGGTTATGCTGTTTATGCTTCTGATGTTAATCATGATATTGAATTAGAGTCTGATGACAATCTGGATGTTGATCTGGGATTTCATGATTTTGATAAAATAGAAAATTGTGATGCAGTTGTTTTAAGCCCAGGTTTATGGCATCATCATGATTTCCAGAAATTCAAAACAAGTGGAAAACTATTATCTGATATTATTACTCTAGAACGACCCCAGTTCACCATAGGGGTAACTGGTACCAATGGTAAAACTACCACCACCATGATGATTTCAAGTATACTGCAAAAAGCTGGTATGAAGGTTCTCACTGGTGGAAATGCAGGTGGAGGATTTAAAGGTTACACTGAAGTCATTCTAGAAGCTGAATCATCTAATTATGACATTTTACTGGTAGAAGTCTGCGATATGACCCTGGATTTCTGTCAAAATGCATTTGATTTTGACTTGGTTGTGGTGACCAATATAGGTAGAGATCACCTGGAAGTACATCAATCACTTGAAAACTATTTGAAATCCCTTGCAAAGTTTGTTAAAGGAAAAAAACTTGTTTTAAACCAGGAAGATGAAATTTTCACCGAGTTAATTGACGAAACAGTGAAAACTCATTTTTTTACGAAAATTCCCTATGAATTGAACTTATTCGGAAAATTCAATCTGAAAAATGCTGGTGCAGCCAAAAAAACAGCCGAAATATTAGGAATATCAGATGAAATCATCAAAAGGGCCCTTAAACAGTTCCATGTTTTACCCGGGAGATCAGCAATTATTGATTTTCCCCACTCTAAAATAGTGGTTGGAAAAACTGATAACGTTGATGCGACAGTAGCTGTACTTGAAGAGGCCGAATTCCCTGTAATAATACTGGGAACTCCGCGTAAGGGAGAAATATGTCGTTTAGACATTTTCCGAGAAGTTTCTAAAAGAAAATCTAAGATCATTGCCATTTTCCCTGGACTTGATGATACTCTTGAGGATGCGCAAAAAATCTTAGAAGAAGAAAATTACAAAGGGAAGGTTTTAGTCCTGACTGATGTGGATGATGTTGTGAAATTTGCTCTTGAATGCTCAGAAAGGTATCCAAATGTATTCATTGGTGGTAATGGTCAACGTAAAATTATAGAAATAACTGAAAGTTTAAAGGAGGCCATTTCGGCTAAATAAAAAAAAAAATAAATTATGGGGGATTAAAAAATGCGCAGATCTTTGTTAAATCCGATACTGGCCTTTGTTGTTTTGATAATACTGATAATCAGTTTTAATTATGTTGGGAATACCATCGATAACTATTTTCCTGCACAAAAACCAGAAGAAATCACATCTATGTCCATTGGAGATACAGTGCTAACCGGTATGAAGGTGATTGATGATGCTAAAATCAGGAAAGTGCCGGTCATATATCATCCAGAATATTTAATGAGTTTGTTCCAAGAAGAAAAATATCTACCGATTATAAACGGACTATT from Methanobacterium petrolearium includes:
- a CDS encoding alpha/beta fold hydrolase, whose product is MNESPSKKKIIVITLVVVAVITASAFIYYVSDYYHADANALAALNSTEAYSVQNTGDFITFTPAGNKSTTGIIFYPGGKVQAESYSVIASKLAENDYTIIIAKMPFNLAFFGTDKADDVIENHTEIDSWVMMGHSLGGVYASEYAVNHQDKIKGVIYLAAYPPSNASNATFKALSIRGSLDNVILEEDISGNLDKFPKNTTFITIEGGNHYNFGDYGVQAGDNNSTITREEQQKQTINAIIEFIKGL
- a CDS encoding radical SAM protein, with protein sequence MTNQTIKHVLSNYLAVMTNQQLSRCKVAFFMDAKDSDDEEHLWREHEHLKKDFNQFYKERSSLDQHVVEKIADTLRSNKTEPFFSYLDLKVKLAEKIFHHCNFCEKACEVNRNLEKGCCGVKNPLIASEFLHVGEEPVLVPSHTVFFAGCNFNCVYCQNWDISQQPTRGISVEAKNLALIIEKRINEGSRNVNFVGGDPTPNLHYILRTMQLVRKNIPVIWNSNMYLSEDAMHLLDGFADLYLTDFKYGNNECAQRLSSIPDYMEVVERNHKMAWEAGDIIIRHLVLPNHVECCSKPLLRWISQNLGREVVLNIMGQYHPVYHADKYEEISRLPTYGEVGEVIDYAKGVGFKNLL
- a CDS encoding TldD/PmbA family protein, translated to MMNDLANQTLDYALKNADQAEIYIEITENADATIQNDRVDFAKEAYSLGVGIRVICDDKMGFAYTTQTKLLEKTVKKAVSNAHANQVDENFDFASKSEYPTIKGIYDPKFQNLELEDTINLGKSMIATVIDNKCQPTSGGISAGCYKTLLINSESTHCEDVSTYFSGFIAVNVPDGEGVSTASESDSSRKLDIDPEKIANKACEIALNSRGGKTVETGDMKVLLDHHAASGLLSTFSQAIHGDNVQRGRSIYADRMEKEVSSHSLNIYDDGTIKGGLNSSSGDGEGTPSQKTVIIEDGILKNFIYDIHTANKGKIQSTGNGMRASFTDMPAVGLSNLVVDFKECEELSEIKNGILVTDVLGAHTANPISGDFSVEAMNAFKIEKGEIAYPVKKAMLSGNIFSILKDATAASQKKRQLGPFILPSINASNLRVVG
- a CDS encoding phosphoglycolate phosphatase; this encodes MIKAIAVDVDGTITDSKRRLCCSALESLRNAEEKGIPVIIVTGNILPVTKTLSIFIGTSGGLVAENGGVIESTKGRQILGDIEKCKVAYQFLKEKYPLEKVDFSDQRVSEIAIYRTLPVTTVKDHLKDFDVSIYDTKFALHITDPTVNKGSSLMRVARDIGVKPQEIMAVGDSENDLEFLKVAGLKVAVANAEPELKDIADYVTKKPYGNGVKEALERFLS
- the hypD gene encoding hydrogenase formation protein HypD, which gives rise to MKDLSEKIVKRIEDIAQPVKIMHVCGSHEHTIMQYGLRSLLPKEVEVVAGPGCPVCCVPAREVEECLELARQGVTIATFGDMLRVPGGTGSLADAKAEGADVRIVYGVNNAVELAQKIDNEVVFMAAGFETTAPTTAAELVSNPPENFSVLSCHRLIPPALEFLIKSGEVNLNALIEPGHVSTIIGTKPYNIFSEKYGIPQVVTGFNPMDVLIAVYLILKQLDEGKAKVQNEYKRAVREEGNIKAQELLKEVFYITTNEWRGFPPIPNSVMDIKDEFSHHNAREKFDIEVGTIPEVVTGCICGAILRGVARPEDCKLFRNECNPTNPIGACMVSKEGTCNIAHRYGSF
- a CDS encoding Mur ligase family protein, which encodes MKVAVIGLGVEGINAVRSLLNHGYAVYASDVNHDIELESDDNLDVDLGFHDFDKIENCDAVVLSPGLWHHHDFQKFKTSGKLLSDIITLERPQFTIGVTGTNGKTTTTMMISSILQKAGMKVLTGGNAGGGFKGYTEVILEAESSNYDILLVEVCDMTLDFCQNAFDFDLVVVTNIGRDHLEVHQSLENYLKSLAKFVKGKKLVLNQEDEIFTELIDETVKTHFFTKIPYELNLFGKFNLKNAGAAKKTAEILGISDEIIKRALKQFHVLPGRSAIIDFPHSKIVVGKTDNVDATVAVLEEAEFPVIILGTPRKGEICRLDIFREVSKRKSKIIAIFPGLDDTLEDAQKILEEENYKGKVLVLTDVDDVVKFALECSERYPNVFIGGNGQRKIIEITESLKEAISAK